From the genome of Oryza glaberrima chromosome 1, OglaRS2, whole genome shotgun sequence:
cagctgccctccgcctccgcgcccgaGCCAAGCCGACCGAgctgtagccgccgccgccggccgcacgccgccgcgccgcctcaaGCCGCGTCGCGCTGCCGGCACGCCAGATCTAGGCGAGGGGTGGCCGGATTCGGCCTTGggggcgccggatccgccgcctccccacgcctcgccgccgtggccacctcgcccgagccgcgccaccgcctctgACCGCGCCGGTGAGGGATGGTGCCCCGTCCACGTCGCGCCGAGGAGGGGAACACCACGAAGGAGAgaagcctcgccgccgccttccttacacgccgccggcttcgccgccggcaagcTCCGGCAGCGGCCAGCTGAGGGGGAAGGAGtggaggcgcgggcggctagggtttttcgccccccgagccgcccgcgcgagAGCGACGCGGGGAGTTTTTCTGAAGTTCTCCTTCAAAGATGTTTCGTGTTGGCCACTTGGGAGTTGGGAACTGGGAAGCAAATCCTCTGCCATCTGGTACAGATGGTTTGATATCGGATAAAGCGTGTGCATTTCGCGCTTCGGATATGTGATTATGTGGCCAACTAGCCCCTAATTTGTGTGACATACGCACTCATCTACCTCATGCATCATGGATTGGACCGGAGTCGGACACTTCCCACGCACATTTTGATATGAGTAATTTGCGTTGGCTGTATAAGAACTTGGCAGGTGGATGTGATTAGGTGCAAAAACTTAAAAGCCGAGTATAGCAGTACAATAACTTGGCTAGGTGGGTGCGCTCATGGTGCAAAAGTTGCCACGCCATTGTTCCACCTCAGCGAAAGTGACACATGAGCATTGACCTTATCATTTTACAGAAAAGTCCCTAGTAACTTTTATATTTCAATTACTTCTTTTTTAGATGTATCTGTTTTCCTCATGTCGCAATGATCAAACCAGTCCATCTTCTCATCCAAATAAATTCTACTACTGCCAactccaaaaaaagaaaaacccaccATGATGCAGTTTAATTGTGAATTCTTCTTTCTCATGGCCTGTACTACAAAATAATTGGTTGATGTGATATACCGCATAAGGAAAATAATACACTAAGATTATTTGCAGATTATCCAACTAACTATATGCTGCTGATAATGGTACAACACATCTAGCAAGAATTTCTCATTGCCAATGTTACTCTTATATCGTATACAGCTACAGGAAACACCAATAATTTTAGTGCAACCAATCTCGTGGCTAGTACCATTAGATCACTTCATTGAATTGTAATAACAAATAATATGATATTCAAGtgaaaacccaaaaaaaatacagcCATCGTATAGATCAATGAAACCTTTACTTTGCAATCATCCATCAAATGAACAAAAAATAGAAGTCTACAACCATCAGCAAGTGATTTACCATAACAAGCTAGGAGCATATGCTCCAAAAACTCGTCGAGTCGGAGCTATCCCAAAGCTTGCGGCGATCACGTCGACAGCAGCAATTTATCGACTTGAATTGGTTTGGTTATTGGTTTAGGGATTGAACTAATGTGACACACGGAGCCCTCATCGCCACCGCGATGTAATGGTTTCGCTCGTTGTCGTTGCTGtcgcggccaccgccaccgccaccaccacagcTGCCTCTCAATTAGGATCACGTCAAGAAAGATGGAAGAAGATATGCATACGTTTGTTTTGTTTATTGAGTTAAAAAGGAATgtgattggaaaaaaaaaagctagtagGGGTTTTCTATGAAATGAGATAGTTCTTTCATGTCAAAGCTGATGTGGCAATTTTGCTAAGGTGGAATAGTAAGGTGGCAATTTCTTTTACGTGGCTACTTTTGCACCATGAGTGCACCCACCTAGCCAGCCAAGTTATTGTACCGCTAccactactacgaaaaccatctttcgtggTGGTCATTTTGGGTTTTCACTGGCGGAATTTggagccgccacaaagcaaaggccagtgaaaatcaagatcttcgctagcggttatcGACCACAAGCGAAAAaacattttcgctggcggccgccTTAAGCCAGCCGTCAgcaaaaatccattttcgctggcgaCTGGTTTAAGACGGCAGCCagcgaaaatgttttttttttctgacggtTACACTATACCAGCCTCCAGAGAAAATACTGACcaagtttataagaaaaaacGACGGACGGAGCGAACGCTccgtccgcctccgcctccatcaaAGCTCCATCCACCCAAGCATGAGCATCACAAAAATTTGAATCATTAGCGCATGGCTACAGTATGGCATCAACCATCCCAATCCATTcacacatcacaaattcacccCAAATCTCATAATACATTCAACAGATtaattcacaaatcacaaaatcaccACAAATTAACACatccattcacaaatcacaataaaataccaaaaaaattcATCCgctgttcttaaaaaaaatccaccgcctccacctcgctACCGCCGCTGCAGAGCCGTGCCGCAGCCTCCATCGTGGCCCGTGCGCCAgatctgagagagagagagtggtggCGGCAGAGAGAGACCTGGGGAGGTGCGCCGCCTCGATCCGTGTGCTCCTCCGCTCCGGATCTGGTCccgtcgccggatccgccgcgaGACGCCTTGGGCACCGCCGCCGTGAGCTGCACGAGCGCCGCCGCATCGCGCCGCACGGGCGCCGCCTCGATccgcgtgctgctgctgctgggctcGTCGCCGCTGCTAGTGGGGAgtgaagagggaggagagggagaggtgggtggagagaagaggagaggtgggtGCCtgggtggagagaagaggagagggagaggtgggtGGAGTGGACAGAGGAGACGCAGTGGGTGGAGATAAGACACGATTTTTCTGGCGGAGGTGTTAGTAGCCGCTAGTgaaaacacgatttttcctgGCGGACGCTTAAGTGCTCCGCCTCGaaaaatagagttttttttatggcGGATCTCTTAGCGTGGCCGCCAGGGAAAATATACTTTTGCTGGCGGTCTGTAGCCCCCCATCACTCGTTACATTTTTGTTGGCGGTTTTCGCGTACGGCCACCAGCGAAATTTATATGGtgacgccatgaaaaatcgtttttctagtagtataCGTTTGGTTTTCAAGTTTTTGCACCTAATCgtacccacctgccaagttttTGTACCGCCaacgcaatttactcttttgaTATATTTGGTGGTCCACTTGTCATCGAAGGCTGGATCAAGTTTGGCGCCGTGTTCAAGACGTGGAAGCGAGAGGCAGATACGGCAGGGGATGTTGTGTCAATGGCCTGCAAACGTGTCTAGCCCATGTGCCGGCCTCACTTCAAGCCTATCAGGCCCACAACGGGTTACAAGAGTGCGTACGCAGAGTTCTGAGCTCATTTGACATTTAGCCcagctaaaaattaaaaaacttgGTACATGAAACTTCTTAATAGCAACATTCAGTATACAATAGGAACTTTATACATAAAAGTTGGCATAGaaattttatacataaaaaCCTTTTTCATAGAAACTAGTGTTTGCTTGAGGAGGATGCAAAATAAATGCTTGAGGATGCAAATGCAATATAAGTACAAAGTAATAATGATTTACTGGGGAGGGTTCTACATGGTCACCATAAAATCTACTcactccatcttaaaatataacaacttttagccctcttCTCCACCATCATTCTatttccaaccaatcacaacactcTCCTATATTCACTTTTcgcacctacctccactactcaaccaatcacaactctccaccattcaattctatatattttcttaataatcaTGTCTAACTCTAAAATGCTTATTATATTCTAATATGGAGGGAACAGAACACGACGATGGCACGATACCTCATTTATTCCAAGAAACTTTGCTCCCCTCAGCTTACGGAGCAAGAGGAAGATAACCTGGTCCTCTAGCTAAGTCAGGGGACGGAAACTAGCGATCGAAACGATGACTCTGACAGTGAGGGCGATGTTGTTGGTACAAACGAGAAAGACGATGAGACCGATTGCAACACACTCCCACAGTGACTACTCTGATCATGAGCCTAGCTCACCTGGGCTCACTTGGCTGGTGGGAAATGTTGGTTTTAACTGTCAGGTGGAAGAATGTGGATCTTTTTATCGTCTTGAATTTGTGGCTTAATTTGTTTCTTAATAAACTAGATACTAAAATATTCCTTCCTATACCTATACATAGATTGTcaaactaagaaaaaaattcaatagaGAATTATTGTTTGGGCTGGGATATTCTTACTAGTTGTCTAGCtaaataataagaaaaatgaTACTTTACACAtgcataacattttttttatatttatgaaaAAGAAAGTCCTTATATTTAAGCGATCAATGTACAATATTGAATTCCAACATTATTTTTGtatagaacaacatatatatatatatcattaaacaaaaaaattgagaatGTCAAGTTATATATGTGTACACATGTAACAATAATGAACACTGTAAGAATATCGACCCCCCTACGCTTCAACATCTGTGCAGCAACTCACTCGACACACTCCTTATTGTCCAGTAATACGTACGTAGACGGTTTAGtaaactcctttttttttcactcgaTGCAAATTACACCATGCTAGCATGCATGATGCACATTTGCCATCATATACCTGCCCTGCCCTCTCCATCTAACCTATATATATCAtcagtcaaatatgtttaatttGCTTTGTTTTCTTCCATCCATCAGGGGCCAAAGCCTGCACCTCCTGTGTGCACCTCAAAGTTAGGCATCGTCAAATGAGCAGAAGCAGCCGCCCTGTTGTTAGGAGCCGCCTGGCTGTAGCCGATTAGCGCCGCCGCTGGGTTGTAGAAATCTACAATGCCTGCAGCTTCCTTCAGCATGCTGCTGTTGTTGccaccgtggccgccgccgccgacgccgtcgttaTGGTGGTGTTCAGCAGCAGCATTGCTAGCCTTGATGTTGTtaccggcgacgaggtcgacgGAGAGGTCCTTGGCCGTCGctgtcgagccgccgccgcactgccTCGGCTGCGTCTGGTAGAACACCTTGGACACGACGAGCTCGccgtccttctcctcctcgtcggagcCCAGGTGGTACTGGTGCATCACCCAGTTGGTCTTCTCCGGCTTGCGCTGCTTGCCGTAGTTGGTGTAGAGCACCAGGATCTTCTTGTACCCCTTCAGCTTGCCGCCGGTGAACACCGGCCGCGTCTTGCCGGTCTTGTGCCACCGCGTCTCGCCGCCCTGCTCGTCGGTGTGCACCTTCCGCCGCTTCCGCGTCCCCGTCGTGTACGCCTTCGACGGGCGGTGGAAGAAGTGCCGGATCAGGCCGTCCTTGCCGACTCCTGAAATTAACAGCGGCAGAAAGAGAACAGTACGGTTAATATGGTAGAGTGCCACACTGACACTGCTCTCACGAATGAGTTAAGAGATGCAAATGTAATCAATTATattacgtgcatgcatgcaacagcAGGTCAGCAACACAACAAGAGTGGCTTCGTAATCGTAGTATCCAGTTGACCAGTTCCAATGTCCTGACGGCTGACGGCTGACGCAGCATAAGACCATTCAGTCAAACTATATGACGAATGGGCCCAGTTAATGATGGTTTTGGGCCGACTCCAGCAATTCTCTGATTCTATCTCTCTCCCCCTGAACTGTTATTGTTTAGTTATTTTTTGCGTCCTTTCCATCATAAGAAAAATACTTGCTCGGTGTTTCAATACATATTCTCTCTgttccaaaaataaatttattttacacTCATCCCATATGTaccaatataaaacaaaaagaCATACCCTCACTTTATCAAATCTTAATGCAATTATTCCTCATTTTACCTACGTTCCAGTGCATCTATTATTTACTTTCACAAACTCTAGTGCAATGAGtgctcaaaataaatttattttaaaataaatgggAGAgacaaaaataaacttattctgaGGTAGGGAGTATTACACTACCAACTTTATTCGTTCGTATAGctttgactattttttttctattagtaTAACAATAATGTGTAACAAAAATTTAGTATTGtaaaagtacttaaaaaaactgctcttttgatttttattttcaaattaaataCATATTTGAGAGATGTTGATGGTTAAACTTTAAAGTTTCACcgaataaaattatatttaaagaGGAGGTGGGGGCGTATTTGTGTTTTGCATCTCTTAACATAGAAATGAAATTTCCCAGgttgtaaaaaaaaggaaaagatcaTGCATGTTAACTACAaccttaaacttttataaaagtgTGATAGACAATCCTAGAATCTTCATACATTATTTAACCAtaaactatcaaaaatagattactTTTTATACAATGGACTGAATTTAAAGTGGTTTAGTGGAGATATGGCGCTGAAGGGTGAAACTATCTTTGAATTTAAAGAATTACTCACCGATCAACTTCAGAAAATCCTTATCCACATTATGGAGTACTTATAATATAATGTAGATAGTAGTGGAGCCATGCTGTGACCCTGTAAGGTCAATTAACCCCGATAGAATTTTTGCAATCAAGtactattagtaaaaaaaatatttgcatttCGCGCGAGGTGGATCTTGATCTTGGCTCAGCCACTGAATCTAGGTAAATTTGGtgtaatataaataaaatgtaTATATGGCCTGAAAATAGTGTGCGGAACTAAATAACACATTTTTATTTGTCGGCTTAATTATTTTCTTACAGATAGAATTAATTTAGGTCAGCTGTAATCTATGAAATGTAAAGAAAATTACTTTGTACCATGGAAGGAGCATCCCCTGCATGCACATTGTTTTCCAGCTCAACACGCATATGTCTAACAGACTACCACACCAATATTCCCATGAGAATACCCCACGAACGGCCGCTAGCTCCAGcaccaacaaagaaaaaaaatgtttgcgTTGTAAACGACATAAAGAGCCACTTGCATTGGTTTTTTAATCATAATTAATTCTTGCTAGATAAAAGTATTTGTAATATATCATTTTCTACTGGATTAATATATAGTACAATGGTGACACGTGGTTTATTATTGATAACTGCTTATATGAAAATAGAGTTCCATGAAAATAATATGATCAGTGCACTATAATGTCTCTTGGTGCAATATTTCTATCACTATGGTAGAAAATAGTACAAGTTATCCTGCGGAATGGAATGCAACCCCCCTGaagaatataatattatatttccaaaagcaggAAAGGCACTCATAATAATTTAAAGTATCTGTCAGTTATTCTTAGGCCATGTTTAAATTCAacattttttcttcaaactttcaacttttccgtcacatcaaatatttagacacattcatggagcattaaatgtggatgaaaaaaaaccaattcacagtttgcatgtaaataacgagacgaatcttttgagcctaattatgccatgatttaacaatgtgatgctacagtaaacatttgctaataacgaattaattaggcttaataaaattgtctcgcagtttatagacggaatctgtaatttgttttgttattagtcttcgttaatacttcaaatgtaatttgttttgttattagtcttcgttaatacttcaaatgtgtgtccgtatagttaaaaatatttggcacacaaactaaacatagccttatTGCACAAATATACAATGACTATCCTACCCATGCAAATACACCATTATATATAGGCAAATTAAATACTAGGAATATAAAAGGATAAGGGAAAAACCAGTTCATATTGCAACAAGTCTTTTCAAAGTTTATTCTCCCTTTGATCTGATGTTGCGTGTATCCTGCATGACGTGGACCTTTGATGCACTGTGCTGTCACAATCACTCGTTTTCAATGTGAAATAAACTTTTATGCAAGTAGGAGAAGCAATTACTTCAAAGGCAAACTTTAGCAATATTTATACGGTATCGTGCTCAAATGCAACAACACACGATCGGACATACACGAAATTAATGAAAAACGCAAGGACGATCGACATGTATATACCCTAGTGTGGATGTTACAAATACTAAGCGGCTACGCATGATTGACATATATGAAGCAAGGTCATCAAATTGGAAACGACCagtaaaactttatatcaaaataggGAATTTTAAACTGAGAATCAACCAAGCAAGAAAATGTTTTGTCAGGAGTACTTCCGTGACGGACAGCACCTATAGTTTCCACGTCCCGTCCAGATCTGATCATCTTTGCAATTGCTATAGCTGATGGCACAATGTAATTAAGCATGCAAGCTAGCTGATCGAGACAAATGCACTTATGTAGATCATGAACTGATGAAACTAAAACTGATTCGATATATGTCGATGAGTCGTAGGAAAAGCATGCATGTAAGTATATTATACGTGCCTGGAAGCCTCTCGGGATGGGTGTAGCAGATGCCGTTCTCGCCCTCGATGGTGGGGATGAACTCGTCGATGAGGGGGTGGAGCTTCCGCGCGTCAGGCCTCGCCTTCCCTTCCAGGTGCTCCAGCAGCTCCTGGTCCGTCGGGTCGAACTTCACCCCGGCCGGCAGCCCCGGCAGGTCCtggatcgtcgccgccgccgctgcctgcaACTGACTCTACACCATGCTCAATGCCATCCAACATGTACACAggagaccgatcgatcgatcgagcagggaggaagctctagctagctacctgCTCATACTGCGCGCGGTGGCCGCAGGAGGGGCAGGTCTTGATGAGGTTGACGTGCTGGGagacctgctgctgctgctgctgcttcttggccgcggccacggcggcggcggtggccaggtTGTTCTCCACGGCGCGCACGTCGTTGAAGCTGTTGCACCATGTCATGGCTGTATAATCCAACACGACGAGAGATCGTGCAGAGAGAGCGAGCCAGaaagcctctctctctctctctccctgtcCCTCCCTCCGGCCTACGCTTTGCTCGTCGCCCCCATATGCGGCAAACGTTAAGGCGAGACCCCGCGcgcgggaggagggagagagaaaggaggagaggagggaacaAAGCGGCCTGATCGACGAGTGGGAGaacaaagagaaaagagaggggAGCTATAGGAAGCTTGTCCCTGTTAAAAGCTACTCCTACTAGCTGCTAATCGCCTAATCCTCCCTGCCTGCCTTCCCGGCCCAGCTGCTGCGCGCGGCTACTGATTTTCTATCTCCATCTGGTACAGACCAAGGAGGAGAATGAAGGTGGATTCTAAACACTAATCAGAGtatgatttgttatttttgttacaacttgtagaagtcgaatttgaacttgtatatttgtggggtgatatattacatatgaatctatcttgtcaaatttttttgaattttttcatacacatttagttgacatgcaacAAATAGGTAGATGTCCTCCTTGGTGATTAAAATTGTTTCCCGGAGGAGAATACATCAATTCTCACACCAACTTTTCGGTTGGTGCTTCCCAGGAAGATCGCCACGagctgatctctctctctctctctctctctctggcgaGGCAGGCAGAGGCAGAACCGGCAGTGCATCAGCTGTGTAGTGCAGGCAACAACTACAGAAAGAACACTCCACAAAAGGAGCAAGAGACTAGGATTAGAGAGAGATCGAGCTAGCTATAGGGGACGTACGTACAACAGCTAGCTAGGAGATCAAAATGAAAGGCTAAAGCGATCGATTAACAGGCTGAACAATGAGCGTTTGACAGCTATGGGCATGGACGGATATGTGTCATGTGTGTCGTCGTCGCGAGGTGTGCGGCAACACGCGCGGATGACAAACTGAcaataaatcaatcaatcaaactccatagctaattaagctaggcGAACAGCGAGAGAGAATCATAGAACGCAGGGGATCGATCCGGGCGAATGATGCGGTGTTGCTTGGCCCTCAAGTCTGGGCTTGCTAATGCAAACCGTATACGTGAGCCGCAAACCAGGCGCCGGATTCTCTGCGCGCGAGTTGCTGCGTGTACATCTCCCGATCGAGATATGGACGTCCGGCCACCACACGTACACACCACACCAATTTGACGGTTAACATTTACACGTCAGAAATGACACCGGCCGGTGTTAATATAGCTTAGCTGCTGCTATAGCGCTGGTCGTACGTACTACTACTATAGTATAGTCTCTGGCCAAAGGCTTGCGTTGCAAGAAAGCACCTACACTTGCGATTAACCGGAAGACCCGTACACCAAACGCATATGAAATGCATGACGAAGCGATTGGTCGAGGAGAAGGTTGCGCGAAATGCGTGTACTTTGGCTGGGGTTTAAATTAAAGGCGGCAGGATGACCTACATTCTCCTCCGCGCGCGCTAGACCCCGGCTGGTACGGTGCGCGCAGggtgtgcgtgcgtgcatgtACGTGCAGGTAGCCGCTGCGAAGTACGTATACGCACACATATACTAACCACTGTTCATCGTTTCAACACGGTTAGCTAGCTCTATAGCTATCCAATCAGTTGGTAAACAAACTATACACGTACACTTTGATTAATATTATTCCATTCGATCTGTGATTTATGGTGTGTATGACGTTCGATCGATATAACTCTATCAAACTGGGGGATTGCGAATACCCTAAGCTATTTCGCAATAGAATAcagatgagagaggagagggttgGGGGAAAAGGCAAAGGAGAGACAGAGAGGAGGTAGCTAGATGCATGAGAGAGAGGGAATTAGACCGGCTGGCCAAAAGCGTACgtgtggaggagggggaggaggaggaggaggaggagggtggagtGGAGATGGGGCAACCTGATTCGATCGCGAGGACGTcccaccacaccacaccacaccacaccgcCCCACCTGCAACACGCACAACACCCTACTACTTGGCAGCTCGATTGATCGCCCGTCAGTCAGTCGTCTCTCGCGGATGGATCGAGTCGCGGGGGGTGGCGGCTGGGCTGGCTGCGgtgtgcgcgcgcgtgcgtgaCCGCGTGAGATGGGGATGGATTTGGGAGAGAGAGGGACTTTTAGATATGAGGTCACCGTAGAGTGTCTTGGAAGAGAGAAATGATGATAGTAGTGTATAGAGCCCAGCCCCCAGCGACAAAAGGACTCCTGAACGACCGAGCCGGGGGGGCGCGCGCGCGTACGTCGTCGATCCACCGGTCGAGACGAGGCGCGTCCGCGCGTGTATTGATCCGTCCCGTACGTTGATCGATCTGGGCGTTTGGGGGCCATGTGCAGATGCGTCGTGGCGTGCGTGAACATGCGCACCTGCGGGATTTGGACCGGTCGATCTAAGTTTGAGGGCGTGGATTTGGGACCATTGATCTTCGGCGTATCGGTCCGGCCGGTCGCGATGAGCTAAGCGATACGTCATGCCCCTGGATCAGATTGACAGGAATCAGAGATTAGTTAATTaagtataatactccctccatactcgtaaaggaagtttaagacagcgacacggtttccaaaatacaactttgacttcttatttctataaaaatatttattgaaaaatgatatatgtatacttttatgaaagtatttttcaagacaaatctatatatataatttttaaattttcaaactcaacaacttaagagttattcataatttatatttccaaggtttaacttaaacattgttctaaacgacttcctttatgagtatggagggagtataggaGCGCACCaagatcaaaaaaaaaaaaagaaaaatccataactctcatatactatatttactttggtaacaaactcgatgcatgtGGACAATTCTCACTATTTTCTAACTAATAACAAACCAAGACATCACTTTGGTTGTAAAATATTATGTGCAGGGATACATGCACCAATATTTATTTACTCCCATACACagataacgaatagacttatgTAATGATAATAATATGATGATCACTTGGGAATAACCCCAAAAAAGTTAGATGATGATCAattaggaatggagggagtatattataagacgttttggcaTTTCCATCGCTCGTTTAGATCCACTAACATCTATACgaatttggacacatatatgaagcACATATATGGATCCATGCATAACTATATTCAAAATCCAAacatcttataatgtgaaacaaaTGAAGTAGGTGAGAATTAACAAGGGTATTTAAGGTATAGCATTATAATCCCAAACATTGCCACACCTCCTTACAAAACCTAGCCAAAGGTGTGGTCATAAATTGATGGCCACACCTCTTAGACAAGGTTTGGCTAAAAGATGGGTGTAAGACATGTGGGCCTTTGAATTGAAAAACTATGGTATGCCATAACTTTGATAGTGAAACAAATATACTCCATATGTACCATATATGGCAATTTTGTACTGGATGAGACATCCTAAaactacgaatttggacaggggtatgtccagattcgtagttataagatgtgtcacatccagcaCGCCCCTATCCAAATTCATAGTTATAGAATGCGTCATATCTGAcactagattgctatattaatTATGGGACGGAAGTGGTATATCCTAGAAAGGGTGGTGAAGTTTGGCAAAATAAGGGAGTGACCCAAACAACCACAAGCACAACTTCAGGCTGATTACAACGTGTTAGTCGCCAACCCTTGAGGATGTTATATGGACTATAATTACTGGTATTTTAAgattgaaattcaaatattatgtTAAATGTATGATCACTCAGATTTAAATGTCTTTAAAATGTTTCTACtttaaaagtttctatatatataccttgtgtatataaacttaattaagaaaaaaataaaaccgtGTGAGCggaaaaaaatagaagtagGGTGTTTGCGAGGGGTCATTAGACTTCTCTCTCAAAGTGTCT
Proteins encoded in this window:
- the LOC127760769 gene encoding NAC domain-containing protein 73-like isoform X3; the encoded protein is MTWCNSFNDVRAVENNLATAAAVAAAKKQQQQQQVSQHVNLIKTCPSCGHRAQYEQAAAAATIQDLPGLPAGVKFDPTDQELLEHLEGKARPDARKLHPLIDEFIPTIEGENGICYTHPERLPGVGKDGLIRHFFHRPSKAYTTGTRKRRKVHTDEQGGETRWHKTGKTRPVFTGGKLKGYKKILVLYTNYGKQRKPEKTNWVMHQYHLGSDEEEKDGELVVSKVFYQTQPRQCGGGSTATAKDLSVDLVAGNNIKASNAAAEHHHNDGVGGGGHGGNNSSMLKEAAGIVDFYNPAAALIGYSQAAPNNRAAASAHLTMPNFEVHTGGAGFGP
- the LOC127760769 gene encoding NAC domain-containing protein 73-like isoform X2, translating into MTWCNSFNDVRAVENNLATAAAVAAAKKQQQQQQVSQHVNLIKTCPSCGHRAQYEQLQAAAAATIQDLPGLPAGVKFDPTDQELLEHLEGKARPDARKLHPLIDEFIPTIEGENGICYTHPERLPGVGKDGLIRHFFHRPSKAYTTGTRKRRKVHTDEQGGETRWHKTGKTRPVFTGGKLKGYKKILVLYTNYGKQRKPEKTNWVMHQYHLGSDEEEKDGELVVSKVFYQTQPRQCGGGSTATAKDLSVDLVAGNNIKASNAAAEHHHNDGVGGGGHGGNNSSMLKEAAGIVDFYNPAAALIGYSQAAPNNRAAASAHLTMPNFEVHTGGAGFGP
- the LOC127760769 gene encoding NAC domain-containing protein 73-like isoform X1 translates to MTWCNSFNDVRAVENNLATAAAVAAAKKQQQQQQVSQHVNLIKTCPSCGHRAQYEQSQLQAAAAATIQDLPGLPAGVKFDPTDQELLEHLEGKARPDARKLHPLIDEFIPTIEGENGICYTHPERLPGVGKDGLIRHFFHRPSKAYTTGTRKRRKVHTDEQGGETRWHKTGKTRPVFTGGKLKGYKKILVLYTNYGKQRKPEKTNWVMHQYHLGSDEEEKDGELVVSKVFYQTQPRQCGGGSTATAKDLSVDLVAGNNIKASNAAAEHHHNDGVGGGGHGGNNSSMLKEAAGIVDFYNPAAALIGYSQAAPNNRAAASAHLTMPNFEVHTGGAGFGP